A genomic window from Silene latifolia isolate original U9 population chromosome 11, ASM4854445v1, whole genome shotgun sequence includes:
- the LOC141613623 gene encoding protein FAR1-RELATED SEQUENCE 1-like, with amino-acid sequence MRVVCGYTPPDPVTNFEVSIVEDANKRKRYAVEYNKRTMDVRCACKLFERKGILCNHIIRICSGKFKEIPEKYILRRWSKNSLRNPVYDLNGNLLENNDLTGNSKFEMSQVWSEIYATVVLLENATTIVY; translated from the exons ATGCGTGTAGTGTGTGGATACACCCCACCAGATCCAGTAACTAACTTTGAAGTTTCAATTGTTGAGGACGCGAACAAGCGAAAGAGATATGCAGTTGAGTACAATAAGAGAACAATGGATGTTCGTTGTGCATGTAAATTATTTGAAAGGAAAGGTATCTTATGCAACCACATCATTAGGATTTGCTCCGGAAAGTTTAAGGAAATTCCTGAGAAATACATTTTGCGTAGGTGGAGTAAGAATTCACTCAGAAAcccggtttatgatttgaatggaAATCTACTGGAAAACAATGATCTTACTGGTAATAGTAAGTTTGAGATGTCTCAGGTGTGGTCTGAGATTTACGCAACTGTTG TGTTGCTTGAAAACGCAACTACTATTGTCTACTAA